A genomic segment from Cyanobacteriota bacterium encodes:
- a CDS encoding HEPN domain-containing protein, with protein sequence MKKITQNWLKIAKYDLKTADINFKAGQYLASVEKCHNALENC encoded by the coding sequence TTGAAAAAAATCACACAGAACTGGCTCAAGATAGCCAAATACGATCTCAAAACTGCTGACATTAACTTTAAGGCTGGTCAGTATTTAGCTTCTGTTGAAAAATGCCATAATGCACTTGAAAATTGTTAA